The Ipomoea triloba cultivar NCNSP0323 chromosome 4, ASM357664v1 DNA segment CCAAATGCGAAGGAGACTGGTGGATAGAGGATCTATCAGTGCTTCGTGTCGACTTGTATCAAAGAGTCATAACAGCAATGAAGTGTCGTGGGGTCAGGCCCGAAAGTATCGGAGCATCGCTGGTGAATTATGCGCAGAAAGAGTTGGCCAAGAAATCGAGTTTGTTATGGAATCAATCCAGCCAGTCCAAATGTGACATAGTTGCAGGCTCGAGTGACCAAGAAAAGCTTGTAGTGGAGACGATTGTAGCCCTAATGCCTGTTGAAAAATTCGCAATTCCCATAAGCTTTCTCTTCGGGCTGCTGAGAAGTGCTGTGATGCTTGATTGTGCAATCGCTTGCAGGCTTGATCTCGAACGACGCATAGGATCCCAGTTAGATATAGCCACTCTTGATGATCTCTTAATCCCGTCCTTCCGCCACGCTGGCGATACGTTGTTTGATGTTGACACGGTTCACAGAATACTGGTTAATTTTTCTCAGCAGGACGACAGTGATGAAGATATGGAAGAGGGCTCGGGGTTTGAGTCCAATAGCCCTTCGTCGCCCTCCCAAACTGCACTATTTAAAGTCTCGAAACTGGTGGACAATTACCTGGCTGAAATCGCACCCGATGCAAATTTAAAGCTTAACAAGTTCATAGCAATTGCAGAAACATTACCAACACATGCCCGTACTATCCACGATGGACTCTATCGAGCAATTGATGTTTATCTCAAAGTAAGTACTATCTCTTGCTTGAAGCATCATTAGTTCAACCGATTGAGTGATGTgttctgtctcaactaaaaacgTAAACTTTTTGCATCACGCGAATGTGCACATTGCAGGCTCATCAAGGTTTATCAGATCCCGACAAGAGGAAGCTCTGCAGGCTGATTGATTTTCAGAAGCTATCACAGGAAGCTGGTGCACACGCTGCGACGAACGAGCGCCTTCCCCTTCAATCAATAGTCCAAGTGCTTTACTTCGAGCAGTTGAGGTTGCGAAACGCCTTATTCTGCTCTTACCCTGACGAAGATCCGAAGCCATTGCACCAATCGTGGAGGATCAACAGTGGCGCTCTTAGTGCTGCAATGTCTCCCAAGGACAACTACGCGTCTCTGAGGCGAGAGAACAGGGAGCTCAAGCTTGAACTAGCGCGGATGAGAATGAGACTAAACGATTTGGAGAAGGAGCATGTCTGTATGAAGAGGAGTATGGAAAAATCCAACTCTAGGCGATTTATGAGTTCCTTTTCCAAAAAGATTATCAAACTCAACCTTTTTGGACATAGTTCTTCCAGGGAGTCGACTTCTCCCTCAAAGCAGTCACAGAGAACTGATTCAAAGCTAACAGAAACAACATGAACATTGCTTCAGGTACATCAAATTGCtgcgaacaaaaaaaaaattaactttttatgcTGATAAACCATAGTTATCGCCTGTAAATTGTGTAGTCTTTGTTCCATCTTCCACCGCCCTTTCCCTTGTTAGTTTTCCTATATATTGTATATGGTTTGCAGGGATGTGTATTAGAAACCGAGGTTCTTCAATTCCTTTTATTGTACTTGAgaggttttgaattttgatgaaTATGATTTTTCTTATGAAAGTCGAACATAAGGATACAAATGTAAGGTCAAATTATACTAGTTTTAAGTAAAGATTCTACAAAGTTGATGGTTTTGCAATTTGCATTCAGAACTAAGGAGAAAACTCGAGGCCAAATTTGATTTCGTTCTTCAGAACTCGAGCTGTATACATGCCCTTTTCTGTTTCAAATTGGTAATATAATTCACTGGACAATTCATGAGTACAACTTAACTGGACcctgaaaatgaaaaaggggAAATCAAAGATGATGGACATTTAAAGagaagtaaaaacaaaaaaaatatccCATGCCAGCGAGGTAGCAACTTCAAGACTCAGTGAAGTTGTGTTGCTGGGCTGGTGAGTCTCTTTCCTGGGTTGGGATAAAAACAGATGATGCAAAAGTCACCCTTAGATTCCGCTTTCTTTGAGCACTCCCGGGCTTCCTCAAAGAAGATTtttgttgaacttgtgtggatgtgGAGCCTCTTGTGTGATGATCATCGGCTTCATGACCTCTGCTTCTAACCTTTAAAGAAGATTTTAGTTTAACTTGTGTGGATGTGGAGCCTCTTGCGTGATGATCATCAGCTTCATGACCTCTGCTGCTAATCTTCGGTCGTGAAATGTTCTTAGTGTCAGTGTACTGTCGTCTTCCTGAATATGAGTAGCTTCTATCTGAAGATCTGTCATCCAGCAATGCATTTTGATATCTGTTCATCTTCTTGCTAGAAGAAGGGAGTTCAGTACTTGGAGCATAATAGACTGGCCCGTCAGGGCTCTGAGAAAGCTCTTCCTCGTTTCTTGGTCTGTACAAGGGCGAGTTCTGCATTCTTCGATTTATGTGCTTGGGAGTCCTGCCGGCTGATGACCTGATAGGGGTTTCTTGAGACGCAAAAGAATGGCTTTCGCCAATCTTCTGAGGGCTGGTTCCCAAATGAGATGAGCCCTGACTGCTGGAAGGGTGGTTCTCATGATGCTTCAGAGGACGTTCTTTCTTGGACAGTGAACTAAGACTGCTGGACTGGCGGTTTTCTTGGTTGTTCAGAGGTTGGTTTTTACTGTGAGGTAAACTAGGACCAAAGCTATCGTGGCTTTCACCATTGATGAGCTTATAAGATGGGAAATAATTGTCAGAACTAAAGACTGGCTGTTCTTGAGCATTGTTTTCGGAGTGTTCGTGCCTTGGCGTGTGCTGATTCTTCTGCCTCCTATCTTTCAACAGTTGGTAAACTGTGAGATAAGGAACGACATAGAAGACTTTACCTGGGAGCAATACAGCTTCAGGCTTGACAACAACCCAGGGAAACTTGAACACGTCGGGCCGGGTGATGCAGTGCCTGGGGTATTTCTTCATCACCTCTGCAGCTGCTACAGGCTCTCTGTAAACCTCTACATGCCCACCTGGATGCACTAGTTTTAGCAAGCCTTTCTCTCTTGTTGAAATCCCCATTTTTTGCCTCTTATTCCTTGTTTTGCCAATGGATGAGAATAGATTGGCCAAGGGGAAGGGGACATGGCTAGAGCTGTAATCCTCCTCTTATAATCATTTCGGAAATCTTAGGCTGAGGAAACAAGGAATGGGGACTTTGGAAAAACAGGCAACCTTGTTTTCATAAAATTCTCTTGGTCTAAAAGATTGAGTTTAATTATGCAAATGGTGCTGACTCAAGAAAAGACAGTATAGTGTGCTTGGAAGAAATCAATTTCTGGTAGTGCTGAGATTTTCTATGGATTATATAAGTTTGACCTTAAGAAACAAGAAAGGTCAAGGCAGAGGGAAGTGGAAAATGGGATTATTCATTTGATAGGGAATACTAAAAAACACAATGCAAACATCATGCCCACAGTGAAGAATTTGATAAGAAAATTACAAGAGATTCCAACAAAAACCAAGTCTAACCACACAAGCCTTGAGAACAAAATGAAGAACAAAACAGCTTCAAGCAAATAATTTGTCACATGTAACACAAAAATTGTACTACAGCCACAAGAAAATGTTCCACTCAATACCATTGTCTCTGAAATTCCAAGGCTACTTAATACTATATTTAAGATTTAGGATCTACTAACTCAATTTAGTACTTCACTGAGGATAGGATGTCAAGTTGGGAACCGAGTTTCTCCTCTGCAGCCTTCTCAGCTTTGACCCTAAGCTTTGTCAACTGCTTCCTCCTCTCATATGTAGCTTGGGCCCTCTCCTTCCTCTTATTCTCTAGAACCTGTTGCCCAAAGAGGATAATAGTTGAGCAAACTGTGTTCATTACCAATTGTATATAGTCTAGAGCGTACAGAAACCAAGCAGtttaaattgatattaaaaaatatttctgaAGAATTGACAAAAGTTAGAACAGCACAAACAATCAAAGTACATAAAAGACCAGAATACAAATGAATGTCAAACAGGTTGCAGCAGACAATTCAAAACACTTTGCATATTAGTaggaatattaaattaaatattacatttactaaTCCCCCTCATATTTGTGCTTATATACACATACCATGCAACCACATCAAAATACTAGCACTTGAAAGTACAACAATAACAGAAAAGTTGTGATTTAAAACTCTAAAAGCTCAATGGATCAATCCCATAAGATTGTAAGTCAAAATGTCTTGTAAGTACCATATGGCCACATCACAATACCAGCACTTGTAAGTACAACATTCAGTGAAAAGTTTTGATTTATAACTCTAAAAGTTCAATTGGCCAATCCCATAAGATTGTAATTCAACTTTCTTGGCTTAGGTTTATTTTGTAAGTactaattttgaaatttcaattacaAGGCTAGGAAAGGGATGCTGCCAGGCTAGGACAGTAACCCCCTACCTGCATTGCCACATTGCCATTCCTACTCCTATAGTCCTAATTGTGTATCATATATTACACTATAAAAGTTACTAGATTTCAAACACAAGAAGATAGAATAAGCTGTGAAGAAAAGTcgtggaaaataatttctgTAACACAAACACAGtgcattatttcatttatttcaatGGGAAAATAATTTCTGTAACACAAACACAATGCATTATTTCAAtatcaattacggagtattactaTTTAAAGAAGATGCTTCAATAAGTTACCTTGATGGTGTCATAGTGGTTCCAGCCAACCTCAGATGAAAGCTTACCCAGCAGGCAGTACTTGTGCCCAGCCTGGAGCCTCAATACCCTATGTACAATTCATAATTCCAAATCATGTACTAAACTAACCAAAAATATCATAAGGTAGAGAGGCTTAAGGATTTTTATGAATGAGAGAGAGGATGTAGCAGTAAACTTACTTGAGCGCATCAGGAATAACCATCCGCTTCACCTTATCATACGGCGGAGGAACACCCTCGTACACCTTCAATCGAGCCAGCGCCGCAGCTCCTCTCTTCGTCTTATGCGGAATCATTCTACATATTCCAGTTCcacaaaatcacaaaacacTTAATTCGCAAAATATACATTCTACGAAGATGTTTCGTAGATAGATAGTAAAAATGCATTTCACACTGATGAAGGAGTTGGAGAGCAAAGACTTACCCTCGGATGGTGCGCCAGAGAATCTTAGACGGTGCGCGGAAGTGGATGGGGCCGTGGGAGGGCTTGGTGTTCATGCGCTTGCGGAGGAAGCGGTGGTACTTCATTTTCTGACGGACAAGGCCGCCGGAGAGGCAGATTTCCTCGCAGCGGACAACAACCACTCGCTGACCATTGAGCAGCTCCTTCGCCAAGATGGACGCCAGCCGTCCCAACATATGGTGCCTCGCGTCTACCACCACTCTACGAGCGCAGATTCCCGATCCCGACACCATTTTTGCTGCGTCTTCTCTTCACTCCCTTCCTATCCGGCGATGACTAGCTTAACTCTGCTCTAGTAGAACGCGGAACGAAACTAGGGTTTATGTAAGTGGTTATTTGTTTACCTTAATGTAACATGGGCTGGGCTGAATATTTCTCGCACAATAATCGGCTTACCTGGTGCGGCCTGTTAAGGGTAACAAAATTTGGGCCGAATGGCAGTTTACAAATCCAATTGTTACGCTATACACTAGGGTCTATCTTGAATTATAGACACTGGTCCAATTGTATATTAACAGTTTGAAATATTTCGCAAATTATTCTATAGATCTGGGccatacacaatttacatactaaatgttcataatttaccttttaaaaattcacaatttgtatactttttttttaaaaacatttgtATACTTTTTTAAGTCGTCAATTTGTATACTGCAAACACACgatgttaacatatatgtaattgattaccttgttttgtattTACAAATTCTTTTCAAATGTTGTAGTCAATTCcagtactaaaaatacacaatttaattttttaaaaattttaatatagttgtcgtttaaatacaaaattttgcaaGAGTTGGGTGAAGGAGGTGGTGCAATCCATGGTTGAAGAGACGATTTTTTTAAGGCgcagaaaattttaaaaaaaaatgaagggataAAAATGCATGCACTTGCCTAACTTAGGGTTTcacccgaaaaaaaaaaaagcatcggAATGaccaaaaatgttaaaaatatgataatataggTTGTTAAATAGTAAAATCGATTATCTGGGAGAGtgggactaaatttaaaattactataaaaaaCAAGGGACCTCCACTGAAATTAACTTAttgggaaaataatttttaaaaaaaagtttgaagagacaaaaataacCTTATCTAAAATAAGATTTCACCGGAAAATTCATTGAAAATACAGGTGGACTTCCATTGATTTTAACTcttaaagaataataaatagttaacggaatattctattactaaagtttatatgaCGGAATGCAAGTGTATTttagaaaagtaaatgatataatagaggataaaggaagaaaaatattaaaaatactaaaatcaaaataatataaataattcatttcaataaataattggaccaacattttttagttttcattataggcctaactttattaactcttattatattattagtattagtatatatatatatatatatatatagattttggttcaaatgcggcggcgagcttCGGTGCGATCATGCGGCCTAATcagcaccgtccaatttcattaatcttactgaaattcgcgtatgtttaagtggggttattatggtaattttagtatttatattacatgatttggaatggtgcattttagtacatagtgtggtgcgtttgaatacatgttgtggtgggttttattacgtatgctggtgcattaactgtgttgtagaatgatgtgttttaatctatccgttggtgcattttcatacgtagaataatgtgtaactgtgttgtggaattgtgtgttttaatacgtcgtctggtgcattttaatacattgaatggtgtgtattttaacacgtgtttttaataagtgtggtgcattttaatacgtataatggtgcatattttagcacattttctaatgtgtaaattaatatgtgtaaatagtgtatgcttataatctgacatgaggcacgttgtggtacattttaatacgtagaatgatgtatttttattaagtatatattgatgaattttaagtaaatagacgcatttggtatattgtgtggaatggtgtgttttatcggtcctctgatgcgttttagtacgtagaatggtgtgttctataacatatatatattgcgcgttgatttgatgagttgatatgatctaatggctgaaaatagacCACAtgaccacacctaatgaccatgccacacctgaactctaccctctatatatatatatatatatatatatatatatatatatatatatatatatatatagtagataggGGCAAATTGCATCAACAAACTTGGCCTTTTTAACGACTCTAACGTTGATTGGACTAAAGAGTACATTCTACATACACAAGGTTAACATGCTATAAAGTGTAAaatctaatacggagtatatgataTGAAATTTAAGCCCTTGAAATGGGAATTTCATGATTTATTATAATCATTAATGTATTATGTGTGCAACAGATTTGATTTGTTAGTTTGATAATATGTCAATGTTTGTCATGTATGTTTACATAGACACTACCTCACAACAAATAATCACTATACcccttaaataattaaaattaaattattcacaaataatcaaattaaaatacctCACAAAATTTTACTTCAACAAGAATCAAACTCCTATCAAGATCTCAACCAATAGGCCATGAGCTCTCCAAAGACTAAAATTCCAATATGATATTATGATGGCACAAAACTAACACCATATGGtattatatttactatttataataAGGTACAATATTTTTCAACGGATACAACTTATCTAAAATATACAAGAAAAAGGATAAAAATAATCACATAGAGAAGGAATCTCTATAGTCATTCCCACATGTTTTTTTCACTTTGACATTTTAGAGGCTTGTGTCAAGAATCGACACATCAAGTTCTTAATGGACTGAAattccaaaattaaataaaccaaaaaaaaaaaaaaaaaaaaaaaccacacagAGAATCATCAGAAAAACAGACTATTTTTTCTATTCAAAGGCAATTCATCTCAAATACCATGTAATTTACATCTAGAAATCAGACGCTATTCTGGGGAAAATTTCTCATATCTTTAGTTCTTTACTATGAGTAATACAAAACTCACCCTGTGGCGATAAGGTGGCACCTAAAATCTCGGCCCAGTCCCATAATATTACGAGAGCTCAGCATGCAGAATTACAGATTAATGTTAAACCAGGTACTTGAATGTCTATGGATTGATGATGCGGCTTGAACCAGTTCTCCTCCGCCTATGACGCTTTTGTCGAAAGCGCCAAAGACTCAAAAGAAGTAACAGCCCTGATAATGTGGGGCAAGTTAGAAGTATTTGATTCAATGAATCGGGTAAAAGGTAACAGGTTGTACTTTCTGAAAAATTCAACACTCTTTCAACTTACCAATAATGGCA contains these protein-coding regions:
- the LOC116016278 gene encoding BTB/POZ domain-containing protein At5g48800, with amino-acid sequence MALTKCSQQRCNEWVFRDVPSDIIIEVDGGIFSLHKFPLVSRSGRIRKLVAEHRDSDISRIELVSLPGGTESFELAAKFCYGVNFEITAANVAQLCCISDYLEMTDEYSKNNLGSRAEEYIESIVCKNLEMCVEVLQQCENLLPLADELKIVTRCIDAIASKACVEQIASSFSRLEYSSSGRLHMSRQAKCEGDWWIEDLSVLRVDLYQRVITAMKCRGVRPESIGASLVNYAQKELAKKSSLLWNQSSQSKCDIVAGSSDQEKLVVETIVALMPVEKFAIPISFLFGLLRSAVMLDCAIACRLDLERRIGSQLDIATLDDLLIPSFRHAGDTLFDVDTVHRILVNFSQQDDSDEDMEEGSGFESNSPSSPSQTALFKVSKLVDNYLAEIAPDANLKLNKFIAIAETLPTHARTIHDGLYRAIDVYLKAHQGLSDPDKRKLCRLIDFQKLSQEAGAHAATNERLPLQSIVQVLYFEQLRLRNALFCSYPDEDPKPLHQSWRINSGALSAAMSPKDNYASLRRENRELKLELARMRMRLNDLEKEHVCMKRSMEKSNSRRFMSSFSKKIIKLNLFGHSSSRESTSPSKQSQRTDSKLTETT
- the LOC116016279 gene encoding 60S ribosomal protein L13a-2-like, coding for MVSGSGICARRVVVDARHHMLGRLASILAKELLNGQRVVVVRCEEICLSGGLVRQKMKYHRFLRKRMNTKPSHGPIHFRAPSKILWRTIRGMIPHKTKRGAAALARLKVYEGVPPPYDKVKRMVIPDALKVLRLQAGHKYCLLGKLSSEVGWNHYDTIKVLENKRKERAQATYERRKQLTKLRVKAEKAAEEKLGSQLDILSSVKY